In the Pseudomonas orientalis genome, one interval contains:
- a CDS encoding carbon-nitrogen hydrolase family protein — protein MRKLLVFTVTMALVAALAAYLVWTQERPVAHYLSDLRITLAVNEGQPAERGNLLGIQPELFPADYQSLERLHLKLSAYLQKAREQGLINDKTVVVLPEHVGTWLMLAGEKNELYQATHLKDAMNWLSISNPLQFLRAWISATGDNRMDDAYLRMKAPGMARDYQVLFGGLAKEFGVTLVAGSIALPNPSVSLGQLQVGHGALYNVSVVFAADGLPLGQPQRQLYPIYDERGFIEPGDENIVSVVDTPAGRLGVLIGSDSWYPDNYRKLNEQGAQLIAVPAYVTGRDTWDRPWRGFKSVSTPSEVSLKPEETSEGEAWRRLTLIGQPPISQATAGMSVFLRGQFWDLGSAGQSFLSRNGQLFADGDARGARLLNIWL, from the coding sequence ATGCGTAAATTACTTGTGTTCACCGTCACCATGGCCCTGGTTGCCGCCCTCGCCGCGTATCTGGTCTGGACCCAGGAGCGCCCTGTGGCGCATTACCTGTCGGACCTGCGCATCACCCTCGCGGTCAATGAAGGTCAGCCGGCCGAGCGTGGCAACCTGCTGGGTATCCAGCCGGAGCTGTTCCCTGCCGACTATCAGAGCCTGGAGCGCCTGCACCTGAAGCTCTCGGCCTACCTGCAAAAGGCCCGCGAACAGGGCCTGATCAACGACAAGACCGTCGTCGTGCTGCCGGAACATGTCGGCACCTGGCTGATGCTGGCCGGCGAAAAAAATGAGTTGTACCAGGCCACCCACCTCAAGGACGCGATGAACTGGCTGTCGATCAGCAACCCGTTGCAGTTCCTGCGTGCCTGGATCAGCGCGACCGGTGACAACCGCATGGACGATGCCTACCTGCGCATGAAAGCTCCCGGCATGGCGCGCGATTACCAAGTGCTGTTTGGCGGCCTGGCCAAGGAATTCGGCGTGACCCTGGTGGCCGGTTCCATCGCCCTGCCCAACCCCAGTGTGAGCCTGGGGCAACTGCAGGTCGGCCATGGTGCGCTGTACAACGTCAGCGTGGTCTTCGCCGCCGATGGGTTGCCCCTGGGCCAGCCGCAGCGCCAGCTGTATCCGATCTACGACGAACGCGGCTTTATCGAACCCGGCGATGAAAACATTGTCAGCGTGGTCGACACCCCGGCCGGGCGCCTGGGCGTGCTGATCGGCAGCGACAGCTGGTACCCGGACAACTACCGCAAGCTCAACGAACAAGGCGCCCAACTGATTGCCGTGCCGGCCTATGTGACCGGGCGTGACACCTGGGACCGCCCGTGGCGCGGCTTCAAGAGCGTGTCGACCCCGTCCGAAGTCAGTCTGAAGCCCGAAGAAACCAGCGAGGGCGAAGCCTGGCGCCGCCTGACCCTGATCGGCCAGCCACCGATCAGCCAGGCCACGGCGGGTATGAGCGTGTTTTTGCGTGGCCAGTTCTGGGACCTGGGCAGCGCCGGACAAAGCTTTCTCAGCCGCAACGGGCAACTGTTTGCCGACGGCGATGCCCGTGGCGCACGCCTGCTGAATATCTGGCTATAA
- a CDS encoding AraC family transcriptional regulator: MKPVRLGDLSVGFVHTLADAVHSHGLDPQPLLLQYGLDPARLAEAGARLSIPRYMRLGHAAIQLTGDPGLGLRMGQLSRLSQAGLAGVTAAQAPTVREAARTLTRFEPLYGSNYRGQSSFHEDAEGAWLRFYSISPYNAYNRFVVDSIIAGWLHQLSSLAQQPVQAQRIEIEFQAPEYSHLYAVLGDTPVQFGADSNQLRLTQATLALRNPQHCPSTWHLLLQLCERELEQLTRTRSLRERITRLLGPMLNGGREPDLEEVAARLKLPTWTLRRKLADEGTQFRAILNDTRRDLAMTYIRDTELAFGEIAYLLGFASAQAFQRAFRRWNNQTPGEFRRSQRHSA; encoded by the coding sequence ATGAAGCCGGTACGCCTGGGGGATCTGTCGGTGGGTTTCGTGCACACCCTGGCCGATGCCGTCCACAGCCACGGCCTGGATCCGCAACCCTTGTTGCTGCAATACGGCCTGGACCCGGCACGCCTGGCCGAAGCAGGTGCGCGCTTGTCGATCCCGCGCTATATGCGCCTGGGCCATGCGGCGATTCAACTGACCGGCGATCCAGGCCTGGGCCTGCGCATGGGTCAGCTCAGTCGCCTGAGCCAGGCCGGGCTCGCCGGTGTCACCGCCGCCCAGGCACCGACCGTACGCGAAGCCGCGCGCACGCTGACGCGCTTCGAACCACTGTATGGTTCCAACTACCGTGGGCAATCGAGCTTTCATGAAGACGCCGAAGGCGCCTGGCTCAGGTTTTATTCCATCAGCCCCTACAATGCCTATAACCGCTTCGTGGTGGACTCGATCATCGCCGGCTGGCTGCATCAACTGTCGAGCCTGGCGCAACAGCCGGTGCAGGCCCAACGCATCGAAATCGAATTCCAGGCCCCCGAATACAGCCATCTGTATGCCGTGCTGGGGGACACGCCGGTGCAGTTCGGCGCCGACAGCAATCAACTGCGCCTGACCCAGGCCACCCTGGCCCTGCGCAACCCGCAGCACTGCCCGAGCACGTGGCACCTGTTGTTACAGCTGTGTGAAAGGGAACTGGAGCAACTGACCCGCACCCGCAGCCTGCGCGAGCGCATTACTCGTCTGCTGGGGCCAATGCTCAATGGTGGCCGGGAACCCGACCTGGAAGAAGTGGCGGCACGCTTGAAGCTACCCACCTGGACCCTGCGCCGCAAACTGGCCGACGAAGGCACGCAATTTCGCGCGATTCTCAACGATACTCGCCGCGATCTGGCCATGACCTACATTCGCGACACGGAACTGGCCTTTGGCGAGATCGCTTACTTGCTCGGATTTGCCTCGGCCCAAGCCTTCCAGCGCGCCTTCAGGCGCTGGAACAACCAGACCCCAGGCGAATTTCGCCGCAGTCAGCGGCATTCCGCCTGA
- a CDS encoding transketolase-like TK C-terminal-containing protein, whose product MPASNEHAAQLCIDALDTCADSPSSPLYTVMSMAGTLESSRQAWVIRGQSRSRRPGNWPTWFARNTGEKPLLYLHSATSSAQLCALSDQTAQRGILCNDSETHPSPWPKGAQPSLPLWLANHPRCTPYDPASGEEARAVVLAGLRTLYVDGQPGFYYLALHDQHSTLAPQALDREGAIKGMYPVRRPAGVANVRLLGAGRALEEVIQAAQLLEQQWGITAHVWSCPSYTRLAREAAAAERWNRLHPCAPRRSSHLRDCLAGSRTPVIAVTGYPQVVVDQLAAHVDTRFVALGAGSVQPAAPNRYWIAVLALKALADEGHFDTQRLEGALQRYDLK is encoded by the coding sequence ATGCCCGCCTCTAACGAACACGCCGCGCAGCTGTGCATCGATGCACTTGACACCTGCGCAGACTCGCCCAGCTCGCCGCTGTACACGGTCATGAGCATGGCCGGCACGCTGGAATCCAGCCGCCAGGCCTGGGTGATTCGCGGCCAGTCGCGCAGTCGGCGCCCGGGTAACTGGCCTACCTGGTTTGCGCGCAATACCGGGGAGAAACCGCTGCTCTACCTGCACAGCGCCACATCGTCGGCCCAATTGTGCGCATTGTCAGACCAGACGGCTCAGCGCGGTATTTTGTGCAATGACAGCGAAACCCATCCATCTCCTTGGCCAAAGGGTGCGCAACCGTCGCTGCCATTATGGCTGGCGAACCATCCACGCTGTACGCCCTATGACCCTGCCTCGGGCGAAGAGGCACGGGCCGTCGTGCTGGCCGGATTGCGTACGCTGTACGTGGATGGCCAGCCGGGCTTTTATTACCTGGCGCTGCATGATCAGCACAGCACCCTCGCACCGCAGGCGCTGGACCGCGAGGGTGCGATCAAGGGCATGTATCCAGTCCGGCGACCTGCCGGCGTGGCAAACGTGCGCTTGCTGGGTGCCGGTCGAGCCTTGGAAGAGGTCATACAGGCCGCGCAGTTGCTGGAGCAGCAATGGGGTATCACAGCGCACGTATGGAGTTGCCCCAGTTACACCCGACTGGCGCGCGAGGCGGCGGCCGCTGAGCGCTGGAACCGCCTGCATCCATGCGCGCCCAGACGCAGCAGCCATCTGCGCGACTGCCTGGCGGGGAGCCGAACACCGGTGATTGCCGTCACCGGCTACCCACAAGTGGTTGTCGACCAGTTGGCCGCCCATGTGGACACACGCTTCGTGGCGCTGGGCGCGGGCTCGGTGCAGCCAGCCGCGCCGAACCGCTACTGGATTGCAGTGCTGGCCTTAAAAGCCCTGGCCGATGAAGGGCATTTCGATACACAAAGACTGGAAGGTGCCCTGCAGAGGTATGACCTGAAATGA
- a CDS encoding MarR family winged helix-turn-helix transcriptional regulator, producing MSSKEPDVWFRFVRAHRTVIREIERRLSEAQLPPYAWYDALWGLESGPEGTRRMHELADVLAIERYNLTRLVDRLEKDGLVVRSRSDGDGRAAFASITEAGRTLRKKMWKIYESTVDELFLSQIEPEHRQAFADALERTAGLAMGAGVQTRSRRKTSM from the coding sequence ATGTCGTCGAAAGAGCCTGATGTCTGGTTCCGTTTTGTCAGGGCCCACAGGACGGTCATCCGTGAGATCGAGCGCCGGTTGAGCGAGGCGCAGCTGCCGCCGTATGCCTGGTACGACGCGTTGTGGGGCCTGGAAAGCGGTCCTGAAGGCACGCGCCGTATGCATGAATTGGCCGATGTGCTGGCCATTGAGCGCTACAACCTCACGCGTTTGGTCGACCGCCTGGAAAAGGACGGTCTGGTGGTGCGCTCGCGTTCCGACGGTGACGGCCGCGCGGCGTTTGCCTCGATCACCGAAGCAGGCCGTACGCTGCGCAAAAAAATGTGGAAAATCTACGAAAGCACCGTGGATGAGCTGTTCCTGTCGCAGATTGAGCCTGAGCATCGCCAGGCCTTTGCCGATGCACTCGAGCGTACGGCGGGGTTGGCGATGGGGGCCGGCGTGCAGACCCGTAGTCGGCGCAAGACGTCAATGTGA